DNA sequence from the Hoylesella buccalis ATCC 35310 genome:
TTAGCCTTGATTTCGTCCATGTCTACCAATGGCTTGTTGTCGCTCTCGTATTTCTTTAACAAGTCAAGCCCGGGATATTTATACTTCAAGAAAGGCTCTTTGGGGTTGATAGGTGTCTTCAAAACCTCTTCTGCTGTCAATGTCTTGCCAGACGCTTTCTCATCTTCAGCAGCCACTTCGACCGTCAGATGTGATGCCCCGTCTTCACTTGAAGGCTGTGTGGAAGCAGTCTTTCCGTTGGATTTTTTCGTAGAGGTGTTTGTAAATTTAGATACATCTGTTAAATCTACCACTGTTGGCTTTGAGTCTTCTTCATCATCAGATGACGTGTTGCCAATGGGCTGAGCCTCATCTTCCTCCTCTGACTTAACCGCAGAAGCAGTGTTATCATGACGGGTGAGATTCGTTACCGTGAATGGAATCTTACGAGTTAAGTACTTCACGGGGTTCAATGCCTTTCGAATCACTTCTATTGTTTCGGCACTTAAATAAGTTAAAAACGCCAGTGCCACCAACAACAAAATGGCTGTTAAACCGGGAGGACCTACTAAATTCTCTAATTGTTGTACGCAGAACATGCCATGTCGGCCACCAGGATTGAACACAAGTTCACCCATCAGCGGTGTTGCAAACTTGGCAAGCGTGACAGAACTCCATATCATAACGAGAGCCATGCCAAGAAACCATTTCCATAGGTTAATCTTGTAGACTTTCATTAAGCTAAGTCCCAGCAAAATAATGAACAGAGGTATCAGAAATGCGGGAATACCAAAGTTGACTGTAATCAGCGTATAAGCGATGATAGCACCGATACTTCCGCAATAATTTGAGAAGGTACGATCAGCATTCATCCATTCTCTTGGCCGCAAATCCTCCAGGATACTTTGGTCTGCCTGTCCCGTATAAAAATAATTAACCATTGCAACGATGACGTACAGTGCAATGACCGATAGGATAGCACCTAAGAGAAAATCTGTTTTTTCGTTGCTGAAGATATTTTGAAAGCCTACAGCTTCACCCACATTCTTTGGTTTTCGCTCGGGCTTCTTTCTTTTTATTCCCATATCAAGTCTATGTGATTTGAATGCAAAAATAGCGTAAATATGTCAGAATCCTTCACGTTTTGATAACTTTTTTCTATTTTTGCAATTCATAAGAATATGGGTTATGAAGAGAATTATCTATAGCAAATTCAACAAGGAAGCCATCCACACACTCCCACAAGTTTTATTTTCAGGTCGAATCATTGTCGTGACCACCGAAAAAATGGCAGAAAAAGCGGTGAAATTCTTGTTGGCTCAAGACATTTTAGGCGTAGATACCGAAACGCGTCCCGTATTCAGAAAAGGACAATCTTACCAAGTTTCATTGTTTCAGGTCGCTACCAGGGAGATTTGTTTCTTGTTCCGTCTTAATATGTTAGGCATCACTCCAGCCATCAAACTCTTGCTGGAGAACACGAAAACCAAGATGATTGGATTGTCGTGGCATGACGACTTGTTGATGTTGCATAAAAGATGTGATTTTGAGAAAGGATATTTCATTGATTTACAAGATATTGTCGGTGAACTCGGAATCAAAGATTTAAGTCTTCAGAAGTTGTATGCAAATATCTTTCATCAAAAGATTAGCAAGCGTCAGCGCCTCACCAATTGGGACCAGGAGAACCTCACAGATAAACAAAAGCTATACGCAGCCACTGACGCATGGGCCTGTATCATGTTGTATGAAGAAATACTTAGGCTGAAAGAAACAGGCGATTATACGCTCATACCTGACGAAGAAGAAAATAACGCTAAACAAGTAAAAGATGACAACCAAAACCATACAGCTTAAAAAGGGTAAAGAAGAGTCGCTCAAACGCTTCCATCCCTGGATTTTTTCTGGTGCAATCCTTCGGATGGATGATGGGATTGAAGAAGGCGAACTTGTCAAAGTAGTGACCTTTCACCGAGAGTTCATTGCGATAGGGCATTACCAAATCGGCTCCATCGCTGTGCGAGTATTGTCGTTTAGGGATATCACTATTGACCAAGAGTTTTGGGAGTCAAGACTAAAGGCTGCCCTGAATATGCGCATTGCCATTGGTATTGCCGACAATCCAACAAACAACACCTACCGATTGGTGCATGGTGAAGGCGACATGTTGCCAGGCTTAATCATTGATTGTTATGGGAAAACGGCTGTCATGCAAGCGCATAGCGTCGGAATGCACGTGGAAAGACTGCCTATATGTGAGGCTCTTAGGAGCGTGATGGGCAGTCGTATCGAGCATGTTTTCTATAAAAGTGAGACCACTTTGCCGTTCAAAGCCGAATTGGGACAACAGGATGGATTCCTCTATGGTGGCAGCGATGACAACGTAGCTATCGAGAACGGACTGAAATTTCATGTGGATTGGTTGAAAGGGCAAAAGACTGGCTTTTTCGTAGACCAGCGTGAAAACCGCACTTTGCTGGAAAAATATGCCAAAAACCGCTCGGTACTCAACATGTTTTGCTACACTGGAGGCTTCTCAGTGTATGCCATGCGCGGTGGGGCCAAGCTCGTTCATTCGGTTGACAGCAGTGCTAAAGCCGTAGAGTTGACCAATGCGAACATCGAGTTGAACTTCCCGTCGGATGCCAGGCATGCGGCTTTCTGTGACGATGCTTTCAAGTATCTCGACGCTCACGATGCACAATACGATCTGGTGGTGCTGGATCCTCCCGCCTTTGCCAAGCATCGGGCGGCGCTACGCAATGCTTTGAAGGGCTATACCCGACTGAACGTGAAGGGGTTCGAGCGCATCAAGCCCGGAGGAATACTGTTTACGTTCAGTTGTTCACAGGTGGTGACGAAAGAAAACTTTAGGAATGCCGTGTTTACAGCGGCCGCCCAGGCCAAGCGCAAGGTTCGCATTCTGCACCAATTGCACCAGCCTGCCGATCATCCCATCAACATTTACCATCCCGAAGGAGAATATCTGAAGGGCCTCGTCTTATACGTTGAATAAGTTTGAGCATCATATTCAGAACTATATCTCATCTTTGTCATTGCTTCACAAAGATGAGTTGTATCTGGTAGCCCTTTCAGGCGGAGCCGACAGCGTGTGCCTGCTTCGCTGCCTCAAGACACTGGGTTACCGCCTAGAAGCCATCCATTGCAATTTTCGTTTACGCGGTGAAGAGTCGGATAGGGATGAGCTTTTTTGCCAAGAGTTGTGCCGAAAACTTGACATTCCCCTGCATTTGGCGCATTTTGACACGCGCTCTTATGCCGAGTTGCACCATGTGAGCATTGAAATGGCGGCCCGCGAGCTGAGATACGACCATTTCAAAAACCTTTGTAAGGACATGGGTGCTGGCGGCGTTTGTGTGGGTCATCATCAGGACGACAGCGTAGAGACCATTTTAATCAACCTGGTTCGCTCAACGGGCATTCATGGGTTGACGGGCATTGCGCCTAAAAACGATTATATATACAGGCCACTACTTTGTGTAAGTCGCAAAGAGATAACGGATTACCTGCAAAGCATTCAACAAAATTATATCACCGACAGCACCAATTTAGTGCCCGATGTTCAGCGCAATAAAATGCGGTTGGAAGTGATTCCGCTTTTGGAAAGCATCAATCCAGCGGCACAGCAAAACATCTTACAAACGGCCCTGCGCCTGGCTGATGCTGTGAGTATCCTTGACGGGTGGATGGAACGAGTGGCCCAATGGAAACCCCGTGGATCTTATTGGTATTTCCACCTCAAGGAGGTTACGCACGAATACATATTGTGGTATTTGCTGAAAAACCATCAATTCACCTCCAAGCAGATTGACAACATTTATGAAAACAGAAACAACGGTAGCGGAAGAGTGTGGACCTCCAAGACGCACGAGTTGCTGATTGACCGCGACCAACTGGTGTTGGCGCAGCGCAACAATGAACCACAGAAGCCACTCACCATTCCGGAACCAGGTGTTTACCGCTTTGATACTAAGTTGAAAGTGAGGCTTTCCGTTATCGCCGCCCCCATATCGGCTCAAACCGTCAAGGATAAACGCTGTGCCTATATTGATTTTGACCAAGTAAGTTTTCCATTAGTACTCAGACCTGTCCAGCCGGCCGACCGCTTCCAGCCTTTCGGCATGAATGGAACTAAATTGTTGAGCGACTACATGACCGACCGAAAGATGTCGCTGTTTGAGAAACGGCAGCAACTGGTGCTGACCGATCATCAAGGACATATACTGTGGGTGGTTGAGGAGAGGCTGGCCGATCCCTATAAGATGACAAAAGAAACGCAAACGGTTTTAAAAGTAGAAATGCTTCACGAATGAACATCATCTTATCATATACCAGCGGTGCTTCCAACCAATTGAAAACCATGATGATACATAGATGGCTTTAAAAGCATTGAGTTTGGCGTTCAAACTCAATGCAATTGAGCCCCAAACTCAATGACTTTGGCGGCCAAAGTCCATGCTATTGAAAATCCATCATTAGGACATTAGTTACTCCACCTGCTGCAAATGTCCTAAAAAGCGTTCGGCCCGCTCCAAATCTTCGGGTGTATCTATTCCTACAGTCTCAATGTCAGTGAGACCAACCTTGATACGATAACCATTCTGCAACCACCTTAACTGTTCCAAACTTTCGGCCAATTCCAACGAAGATTGCGGCAGCTGTGTGATTTCCCTGAGAACATCCCTGCGGTAAGCGTAAATGCCCAGATGCTTTAAAAAAGGATATTGGCTCATCCACTCGTCACCTTTTTTGTTTCTGATGAATGGGATGACCGACCTTGAGAAATACAGCGCATACCCATCTTTATCCACCACAATCTTAGGTGAGTTGGGATTTTCCAGCGCCTCCTGGCTTTCAAACCGTTTTCCCAGCGTTGCTATTTGCGTCTTGGAGTCGTCGAAGCAATGGCACAACGTTTCTATTTGCTGTCGCTGAATGAAAGGCTCGTCGCCCTGAATGTTGAGCACAACGTCACACGTCAGTCCCAATTGCTCTACTGCTTCCTCGATTCTGTCTGTTCCACTTTGATGGTTAGGGCTGGTCATCACCGCTTTTCCGCCAAATGCTGTGACGGCATCAAAGATGCGCTGGTCGTCAGTTGCGACGAAAGCATCTTCCAATACCTGTGAAACCTGTTCGTACACCCGTTGGATAACGGTCTTGCCACCCAGCATGGCCAAAGGCTTTCCGGGGAAACGGGACGACCCGTAGCGCGCCGGTATGATACCTGTAAACTTCATAAAAAATCTAATTTAAGACGTACAAAGATACTAAATAATACTAATAGTCTTTGCTGTCTCAGTAAAAATAAGTACTTTTGGACGGTACAACAAAACCCGTTATCACGTGAAGAAAGAACTATTATCCATCATATTGTTACTATTTCCATTCTATGTTTTTGCCCAAAAACTCACCTTGGGCTCTTGTACAATATCCGAAGGCGAGGGCAAAGCTCGCGTCACTGGACAATACAAAGGTGAAATGTCTGGCGGTAAGCCTCAGGGGAAGGGCAACGTGCTATACAGCAATGGCAATACTTACGAGGGCGAGTTTGTAAAAGGCAGACGACAGGGGTATGGCATCTATACGTTTGCCGATGGAGAAAAATATGAAGGTCAGTGGTTTCAAAACCAGCAGCACGGACGGGGCACCTATTATTTCGCAAACAACAACAAGTATGTGGGATTGTGGTTTCGCGACTATCAGCAAGGTCACGGTGTGATGTATTATTACAATGGCGACCGCTATGAGGGTAACTGGTATCAAGACAAACGCCAAGGCAAGGGAACTTACACCTTTTCTACGGGCGCCTATTACAAAGGGCAGTGGAAAGATGATGAGAAAAGTGGCAAGGGATACTTTGATTGGGGCGATGGTTCCAGCTATGACGGTCAGTGGCAGAACAATGTGCGTGAAGGAAAAGGACTTTACAAATATGCCGACGGCGACGTCTATTCAGGCGACTGGTATGGAGATATCCAGAACGGAAAAGGTATCTATAAATTCCAAAACGGCGACTTGTACGAAGGCGAATACGTTGACGGCGAACGAACTGGAGAAGGCATCTTCCGTTTGGCCAACGGTGATAAATATACCGGAACGTTCAAAGATGGCGAGAAAAATGGTGTGGGAACGATGACATGGGCCAATGGCGACCGCTACACCGGGTTGTGGAAAAATGACTTGCAGAACGGCAAGGGGAAGTTGGTGAAGAAGAATGGCGATGTTTTTGAAGGTGACTTTAAGGCCGGGAAGGTGCATGGTGAAGTGATTATTCACTATGCTGACGGCAGCAAATACAAGGGTACGTTCAAGAATGGCAAGCGCAATGGCCCTGCCATAGAAGAAACTAAAGACGGCAAGCGATTTGAAGGGTCGTATGTAGACGATGCCAGAGACGGCAAGTTTGTAGAGAAAGATCGCAATGGAAAGATTCTTCAGCGTGGGCATTACGAACGTGGTCGTCGTTATGTGGATTAGACATTTCATATATATCAACATCCTATATTAAGTCAGGTCTATCATGAAAAATAATACATCACACCACCCAAAGGGTGCAGAAACAAAACATCAGGAAGAGGTAGCGAGTGAGTTGGGTATCATCAAGAATGATCCTTATCTGGAACCTTACGCCAACGCCATCTGCGGCAGGCATGAGCATGCGATGGCAACCCAAAGACGTTTAACGCA
Encoded proteins:
- a CDS encoding 3'-5' exonuclease, producing MKRIIYSKFNKEAIHTLPQVLFSGRIIVVTTEKMAEKAVKFLLAQDILGVDTETRPVFRKGQSYQVSLFQVATREICFLFRLNMLGITPAIKLLLENTKTKMIGLSWHDDLLMLHKRCDFEKGYFIDLQDIVGELGIKDLSLQKLYANIFHQKISKRQRLTNWDQENLTDKQKLYAATDAWACIMLYEEILRLKETGDYTLIPDEEENNAKQVKDDNQNHTA
- a CDS encoding class I SAM-dependent rRNA methyltransferase, yielding MTTKTIQLKKGKEESLKRFHPWIFSGAILRMDDGIEEGELVKVVTFHREFIAIGHYQIGSIAVRVLSFRDITIDQEFWESRLKAALNMRIAIGIADNPTNNTYRLVHGEGDMLPGLIIDCYGKTAVMQAHSVGMHVERLPICEALRSVMGSRIEHVFYKSETTLPFKAELGQQDGFLYGGSDDNVAIENGLKFHVDWLKGQKTGFFVDQRENRTLLEKYAKNRSVLNMFCYTGGFSVYAMRGGAKLVHSVDSSAKAVELTNANIELNFPSDARHAAFCDDAFKYLDAHDAQYDLVVLDPPAFAKHRAALRNALKGYTRLNVKGFERIKPGGILFTFSCSQVVTKENFRNAVFTAAAQAKRKVRILHQLHQPADHPINIYHPEGEYLKGLVLYVE
- the tilS gene encoding tRNA lysidine(34) synthetase TilS, which codes for MNKFEHHIQNYISSLSLLHKDELYLVALSGGADSVCLLRCLKTLGYRLEAIHCNFRLRGEESDRDELFCQELCRKLDIPLHLAHFDTRSYAELHHVSIEMAARELRYDHFKNLCKDMGAGGVCVGHHQDDSVETILINLVRSTGIHGLTGIAPKNDYIYRPLLCVSRKEITDYLQSIQQNYITDSTNLVPDVQRNKMRLEVIPLLESINPAAQQNILQTALRLADAVSILDGWMERVAQWKPRGSYWYFHLKEVTHEYILWYLLKNHQFTSKQIDNIYENRNNGSGRVWTSKTHELLIDRDQLVLAQRNNEPQKPLTIPEPGVYRFDTKLKVRLSVIAAPISAQTVKDKRCAYIDFDQVSFPLVLRPVQPADRFQPFGMNGTKLLSDYMTDRKMSLFEKRQQLVLTDHQGHILWVVEERLADPYKMTKETQTVLKVEMLHE
- the kdsB gene encoding 3-deoxy-manno-octulosonate cytidylyltransferase; the protein is MKFTGIIPARYGSSRFPGKPLAMLGGKTVIQRVYEQVSQVLEDAFVATDDQRIFDAVTAFGGKAVMTSPNHQSGTDRIEEAVEQLGLTCDVVLNIQGDEPFIQRQQIETLCHCFDDSKTQIATLGKRFESQEALENPNSPKIVVDKDGYALYFSRSVIPFIRNKKGDEWMSQYPFLKHLGIYAYRRDVLREITQLPQSSLELAESLEQLRWLQNGYRIKVGLTDIETVGIDTPEDLERAERFLGHLQQVE
- a CDS encoding MORN repeat-containing protein; this encodes MKKELLSIILLLFPFYVFAQKLTLGSCTISEGEGKARVTGQYKGEMSGGKPQGKGNVLYSNGNTYEGEFVKGRRQGYGIYTFADGEKYEGQWFQNQQHGRGTYYFANNNKYVGLWFRDYQQGHGVMYYYNGDRYEGNWYQDKRQGKGTYTFSTGAYYKGQWKDDEKSGKGYFDWGDGSSYDGQWQNNVREGKGLYKYADGDVYSGDWYGDIQNGKGIYKFQNGDLYEGEYVDGERTGEGIFRLANGDKYTGTFKDGEKNGVGTMTWANGDRYTGLWKNDLQNGKGKLVKKNGDVFEGDFKAGKVHGEVIIHYADGSKYKGTFKNGKRNGPAIEETKDGKRFEGSYVDDARDGKFVEKDRNGKILQRGHYERGRRYVD